The following proteins come from a genomic window of Lachnoclostridium phytofermentans ISDg:
- a CDS encoding BlaI/MecI/CopY family transcriptional regulator, with amino-acid sequence MGEIRLHEGELNIMELLWSNKVLAAKDIAKIIKEYVGWEKNTTYTVIKRLIEKGAVIREEPGFQCKAAISKRTVQRTETKVLLDKLFNGSLNTFLVEYLNNQSLKKTEIMELERILSNYKTV; translated from the coding sequence ATGGGAGAAATAAGATTACATGAAGGTGAACTTAATATTATGGAACTCTTGTGGTCTAACAAAGTACTGGCAGCGAAGGATATTGCAAAAATAATCAAAGAATATGTTGGTTGGGAAAAGAATACTACCTATACCGTAATAAAACGTTTGATTGAGAAAGGAGCAGTTATCCGGGAAGAGCCTGGCTTCCAATGTAAGGCAGCTATCTCCAAACGAACCGTACAACGTACGGAAACAAAGGTGTTATTAGATAAACTATTTAATGGATCTTTAAATACATTTTTAGTGGAATACTTAAATAATCAAAGTTTGAAGAAAACCGAGATAATGGAATTAGAAAGAATACTTAGTAATTATAAAACAGTGTAG
- a CDS encoding LacI family DNA-binding transcriptional regulator, whose product MVKIKDIAAKLGVSISTVSKGLHGASDISEEMRQQVLDTAVMLGYVVKEKKSQDYHKVCIMVENMDYENINQFGYELITGFKLMAQEQQYQVDVIPMDVYTQMQQSYDTYMKQQSYSGAFFLGFEMSDAYMQQLKHTTIPTVLFDNYISNKHVAYIGTDNHIGTKSLVNYLQENGHKKIALLNGSKNSYVSNLRYEGFLAAMKDVGLEIDENLIGYGIGFLPETASSYIPQFIENGATAIVCASDLIAAGAINEIHKLDLRVPEDISITGFDDLPIAKYLAPPLTTIRQERFTLGKTAFTLLSQLISAVPVSTMLFHSELVIRESVSKVK is encoded by the coding sequence ATGGTAAAAATTAAAGATATAGCAGCAAAGCTAGGTGTATCAATAAGCACCGTATCAAAAGGCCTGCATGGGGCAAGTGATATCAGCGAGGAAATGCGTCAACAGGTACTAGATACCGCCGTAATGTTAGGATATGTTGTGAAAGAAAAAAAATCCCAAGACTACCATAAAGTTTGCATTATGGTTGAGAACATGGATTATGAAAATATCAACCAATTCGGCTATGAATTAATTACAGGATTTAAATTAATGGCACAAGAGCAACAGTATCAGGTTGATGTAATCCCTATGGATGTTTACACGCAGATGCAGCAATCCTATGATACTTATATGAAACAACAATCATACAGCGGCGCATTCTTTCTTGGTTTTGAGATGTCCGATGCTTATATGCAGCAATTAAAGCATACTACTATCCCTACTGTCCTATTTGATAATTACATATCAAATAAACATGTTGCTTATATTGGAACTGACAACCATATCGGCACAAAATCCTTAGTAAACTATCTCCAAGAAAATGGCCATAAAAAAATCGCATTATTAAATGGTTCCAAAAACAGCTATGTATCTAACTTACGTTATGAAGGCTTCCTAGCTGCTATGAAAGATGTCGGTTTGGAAATCGATGAAAATTTGATTGGTTATGGTATCGGCTTCTTACCAGAGACCGCAAGTTCCTATATTCCACAGTTTATAGAAAATGGAGCTACTGCTATTGTATGTGCCAGCGATCTTATCGCCGCAGGTGCCATTAATGAAATTCATAAGCTCGATTTAAGAGTACCAGAAGATATCAGTATCACTGGATTTGATGATCTTCCAATTGCTAAGTATTTAGCGCCACCACTAACTACCATCCGTCAAGAGCGTTTTACACTTGGAAAAACTGCATTTACTCTACTTTCTCAACTTATATCTGCAGTACCAGTTAGTACGATGCTCTTCCACTCAGAGTTAGTAATAAGAGAATCCGTATCTAAGGTAAAGTAA